One Deltaproteobacteria bacterium genomic region harbors:
- a CDS encoding glycosyltransferase — protein sequence MRILHLGKFYPPAPGGIENFLRDLARAQVRSGHEVHVLCHAHQGTKNLERETVDKVIVTRVPVALSLAYAPLAPSYPLHLRKILTSFRPDIVHVHMPNVSPFWVLGWFRPTFGLVVHWHADVIPSPNDLGLRLFRPVYSLPETMLLSRAGAVVATSSPYADTSPVLGRFREKVEIIPLGLDMSRFHVPDRPKAEDGPPLVLSIGRCTPYKGLDQLIRAWVSVPRGRLIIVGSGPLLDELRDLTLRLGLADRIDLPGSLPESDLHNLLDSCDLFCLPSVERTEAFGLVLLEAMRYGKPLITTEVPGSGMSEVNIHGRTGLRVPPRDPEALAKAVNTLLDDPARRSELGRRATSRLAEKFDIVHVAERLDNLYRHILKTMNSR from the coding sequence GTGCGTATCCTTCATCTGGGAAAGTTCTATCCACCCGCCCCGGGCGGCATTGAAAATTTCCTCCGGGATCTGGCCCGGGCCCAAGTCCGTTCGGGACACGAAGTCCATGTCCTCTGCCACGCCCACCAAGGGACCAAAAACCTTGAGAGGGAAACCGTCGACAAGGTGATCGTGACCAGGGTGCCCGTGGCCCTCAGTCTGGCCTACGCCCCTCTGGCTCCCTCCTATCCGCTCCATCTCCGCAAAATTCTGACCTCGTTTCGCCCGGACATCGTCCACGTCCATATGCCCAATGTCTCACCCTTCTGGGTTCTGGGATGGTTCAGGCCGACCTTCGGGCTCGTGGTCCATTGGCATGCCGATGTCATTCCGTCCCCGAACGATCTCGGCCTGCGTCTTTTTCGCCCCGTCTACTCCCTACCCGAAACCATGCTCTTGTCCCGGGCCGGGGCCGTCGTGGCCACTTCGAGTCCCTACGCCGACACCAGCCCCGTCCTCGGCCGATTCAGGGAAAAGGTCGAAATCATCCCCCTGGGTTTGGACATGAGCCGTTTTCACGTCCCAGACCGGCCCAAGGCCGAAGACGGCCCGCCCCTGGTCCTCTCCATAGGCCGCTGCACTCCCTACAAGGGCCTGGACCAACTGATCCGGGCCTGGGTTTCCGTCCCCCGGGGCAGGCTGATCATCGTCGGATCGGGTCCGTTGCTAGACGAACTCCGGGATCTGACCCTTCGTCTCGGACTGGCCGACCGAATCGATCTGCCCGGCTCCCTGCCCGAGTCGGACCTCCATAATCTGCTGGATTCCTGCGACCTGTTCTGCCTGCCATCGGTGGAGCGGACCGAGGCCTTCGGGCTTGTTCTTCTGGAGGCCATGCGCTATGGAAAACCCTTGATCACGACGGAAGTTCCCGGCTCGGGCATGAGCGAGGTGAACATCCACGGACGAACCGGCCTGCGGGTTCCTCCCCGAGATCCCGAAGCCCTGGCCAAGGCCGTGAACACCCTGCTGGACGATCCGGCGCGCCGGTCCGAACTTGGACGCCGGGCCACGTCCAGACTGGCCGAAAAATTTGACATCGTGCACGTGGCCGAACGCCTGGACAATCTGTACCGACACATCCTGAAAACGATGAACTCCCGATGA
- a CDS encoding glycosyltransferase family 2 protein yields MSDPTMTRDLPPFAVIIPAWNEAPTVAAVVRTALDQGAAEVVVVDDASTDQTIEEALQAGATVLPLRINLGAWGATQAGFRHALKAGYSLALSMDADGQHRAEDMAQVLDPVAKGTAEVCIGSCPQRGSRLRHLAWTIFRAVTGLGVADLTSGFRAYSQRAMSLLLHPMAHNFHHQDMGALLMLSRFGLRVVEAPVTMELRACGKSRVFSSWFVVALYMTTTLLLCCSKRGQAVNVQFLEEPRP; encoded by the coding sequence ATGAGCGATCCGACCATGACCCGGGACCTTCCGCCCTTCGCCGTCATCATCCCCGCCTGGAACGAGGCCCCCACCGTGGCCGCCGTGGTCCGGACGGCATTGGATCAGGGCGCGGCCGAGGTCGTGGTCGTGGACGACGCCAGCACTGACCAAACCATCGAAGAGGCCCTCCAGGCCGGGGCCACGGTCCTCCCCTTGCGCATCAACCTCGGGGCCTGGGGAGCCACTCAGGCCGGATTTCGTCATGCACTCAAGGCCGGGTATTCCCTGGCCCTGTCCATGGACGCCGACGGTCAGCACCGGGCCGAGGACATGGCCCAGGTCCTTGATCCGGTGGCCAAAGGCACGGCCGAGGTCTGCATTGGTTCCTGCCCCCAGCGGGGCTCCCGGCTCCGGCATCTGGCCTGGACCATTTTCAGGGCCGTCACCGGCCTCGGTGTCGCCGATCTGACCTCGGGATTCCGGGCCTACTCCCAGAGAGCTATGTCCCTGTTGCTCCACCCCATGGCCCACAATTTCCACCACCAGGACATGGGGGCGCTGCTCATGCTCTCCCGCTTTGGCCTGCGGGTCGTCGAGGCCCCGGTGACCATGGAGCTCAGAGCCTGCGGGAAGTCCAGGGTCTTCTCCTCCTGGTTCGTTGTCGCCCTGTACATGACCACCACCCTGCTCCTCTGCTGCAGCAAACGCGGCCAGGCCGTGAACGTCCAATTCCTCGAGGAACCCAGGCCATGA
- a CDS encoding DUF2304 domain-containing protein, with the protein MTFSAGLFTALVGLGTAGTILLLIRRDRLAPGHSLWWMAVATCSVFLAFFPGIVDELGRLIGIRYPPILLVLLGLSAVLVKLLLMDLDRSRQERQIRILAQRLAVYERMDGQKRESD; encoded by the coding sequence ATGACCTTTTCCGCAGGCCTCTTCACTGCTCTGGTCGGCCTGGGTACGGCCGGAACCATCCTCCTGCTCATCCGACGCGACCGCCTTGCCCCGGGCCATTCCCTCTGGTGGATGGCCGTGGCGACTTGCTCCGTGTTTCTGGCTTTTTTCCCTGGCATCGTCGACGAGCTCGGCCGTCTGATCGGTATCCGCTATCCCCCGATCCTCCTGGTCCTTCTGGGCCTCAGCGCGGTGCTGGTCAAACTTCTACTCATGGACCTTGACCGCTCCAGGCAGGAACGGCAGATCCGGATTCTCGCCCAGCGTCTGGCCGTCTACGAACGGATGGATGGCCAAAAGAGGGAATCCGACTGA
- a CDS encoding NADP-dependent isocitrate dehydrogenase has protein sequence MTNTTVYFIEGDGVGPEIWKAARPILDAAVSLSYPDGRRLDWQELLAGEKAFAATGEYLPQKTLDTLKEATLAMKGPLTTPVGKGFRSLNVTLRQTLDLFACIRPIRHFQGIESPVKHPERVDMIVFRENTEDVYAGIEWASGSAEAKRLIAFLRDEMGAHVDETAGIGIKPVTPGGSKRLVRTALRHAVNLSLPSLTLVHKGNIMKFTEGGFRVWGYEVAKEEFGNVTVTEDMAATAGSGKIVVKDRIADAMFQEVLIRPEHYSVIATTNLNGDYLSDALAAQVGGLGLAPGVNMGDTLAFFEPTHGTAPTIAGKDLVNPGSLILSGAMLLDHIGWTEAAGLVRRGVETVLAARIVTVDLAAQMPGATQIGCSAFAERILSAMEK, from the coding sequence ATGACCAACACCACCGTGTACTTCATCGAAGGTGACGGGGTCGGCCCAGAAATCTGGAAGGCCGCCCGTCCAATCCTCGACGCCGCCGTCAGCCTCTCGTATCCGGACGGCCGCCGTCTCGACTGGCAGGAACTTCTGGCCGGAGAAAAGGCTTTTGCCGCCACTGGCGAGTACCTCCCCCAGAAGACCCTGGATACTCTGAAGGAGGCAACCCTGGCCATGAAGGGCCCCCTGACCACTCCCGTGGGCAAGGGGTTTCGAAGCCTCAATGTCACCCTGCGTCAGACCCTGGATCTTTTTGCCTGTATCCGCCCCATCCGGCACTTCCAGGGTATCGAGTCCCCGGTCAAGCACCCGGAACGGGTCGATATGATCGTCTTTCGGGAAAACACCGAGGACGTCTATGCCGGCATCGAGTGGGCCTCGGGATCGGCCGAAGCAAAACGCCTCATCGCCTTTTTGCGTGACGAGATGGGGGCACATGTGGACGAAACCGCCGGCATCGGTATCAAGCCCGTGACTCCCGGCGGCTCCAAACGGCTGGTCCGGACAGCCCTGCGCCACGCCGTAAACCTGAGCCTGCCCAGCCTGACCCTGGTTCACAAGGGCAATATCATGAAGTTCACCGAGGGCGGATTCAGGGTCTGGGGCTATGAAGTGGCCAAGGAGGAGTTCGGAAATGTGACCGTGACCGAGGACATGGCCGCCACGGCCGGTTCCGGCAAGATCGTCGTCAAGGACCGCATCGCCGACGCTATGTTCCAGGAAGTTCTGATCCGACCCGAACACTACAGCGTCATCGCCACCACCAACCTGAACGGTGACTATCTCTCCGACGCCCTGGCTGCCCAGGTCGGGGGACTTGGCCTAGCCCCGGGCGTCAACATGGGAGACACTCTGGCCTTTTTCGAGCCCACCCACGGCACGGCCCCGACCATCGCCGGAAAGGATCTCGTCAACCCGGGCAGCCTGATCCTATCAGGAGCCATGCTGCTGGACCACATCGGCTGGACCGAGGCCGCAGGCCTTGTCCGTCGCGGGGTCGAAACGGTCCTGGCCGCAAGAATCGTGACCGTGGACTTGGCCGCCCAGATGCCCGGGGCCACCCAGATCGGATGTTCGGCCTTTGCCGAGCGCATCCTGTCCGCTATGGAAAAATAG
- a CDS encoding ABC transporter substrate-binding protein — MKRLCLLLLAAALLVVGLSPVTPASAAPKVLRLALDADPVSLDPHVQLSGGMLQYSHMVFDPLVRWTQNMDFEPRLAVKWERIDDLTMRFHLRQGVKFHSGNEFTADDVVWTLERLKKSVDFKGLFEAFSAKAVDKNTVDIITREPYGLLLNMATYIFPMDSKFYTGTDEKGLPKDAMVKTEWSFANENESGTGPFYVASREPGQKWVMKRFADYWEKSVGNVDEILLTPIPEDATRVAALLAGDVDFIAPVPPQDYDRIEASDKAKLLTMDGTRIITFQANVNRRPEFKDVRVRMAMDLAVNNEGIVKQIMKGRAKAAGQNSPLGYDGHNPALTPRFDLDKAKALMKEAGYEKGFTVSMISPNNRYVNDEKIAEAVAGMLSKIGIKVELKTMPKAQYWDEFDAQVADIQMIGWHSDTEDSANFFEYLNMCPNKETGKGQYNSANYCNPRVDELTIASNSETDLDKRAKMLQEVETILYEDAAFIPLHWQMLSWACSNKLKNADKIVNVMDFPYFGDLIMD; from the coding sequence ATGAAACGCCTTTGTCTTCTGCTTCTGGCCGCGGCCCTGCTGGTCGTCGGTCTGTCTCCGGTGACCCCGGCCTCGGCCGCGCCCAAGGTTCTCCGTCTGGCCTTGGACGCCGACCCCGTCTCCCTGGACCCCCATGTCCAGCTCTCGGGCGGCATGCTCCAGTATTCGCACATGGTCTTCGATCCCCTGGTCCGCTGGACCCAGAACATGGATTTCGAGCCCCGGCTGGCCGTCAAATGGGAACGTATCGACGATCTGACCATGCGCTTTCACCTCCGCCAGGGTGTCAAGTTCCATTCCGGCAATGAGTTCACCGCTGACGACGTGGTCTGGACCTTGGAACGCCTGAAGAAGAGCGTTGACTTCAAGGGTCTGTTCGAGGCCTTTTCGGCCAAGGCCGTGGACAAGAACACCGTGGACATCATCACCCGCGAGCCCTACGGCCTACTCCTGAACATGGCCACCTACATCTTCCCCATGGACTCCAAGTTCTACACGGGAACGGATGAAAAGGGCCTGCCCAAGGACGCCATGGTCAAGACCGAATGGTCCTTCGCCAACGAGAACGAGTCCGGGACCGGCCCTTTCTACGTGGCCTCCCGTGAGCCCGGTCAGAAGTGGGTCATGAAGCGGTTCGCCGACTATTGGGAAAAGAGTGTCGGCAACGTCGACGAGATCCTTCTGACCCCGATCCCCGAAGACGCCACCCGGGTGGCCGCCCTGCTGGCCGGTGACGTGGACTTCATCGCCCCGGTCCCGCCCCAGGACTATGACCGCATCGAAGCCAGCGATAAGGCCAAACTTCTGACCATGGACGGCACCCGCATCATCACCTTCCAGGCCAATGTGAATCGCCGTCCCGAGTTCAAGGACGTCCGGGTCCGCATGGCCATGGACCTGGCCGTAAACAACGAAGGCATCGTCAAGCAGATCATGAAGGGACGGGCCAAGGCCGCCGGCCAGAACTCGCCCCTGGGATACGACGGCCACAACCCGGCCCTCACCCCCCGGTTCGATCTGGACAAGGCCAAGGCCCTGATGAAGGAAGCCGGATATGAGAAGGGCTTCACCGTGTCCATGATCTCCCCCAACAACCGTTACGTGAACGACGAGAAGATCGCCGAGGCCGTGGCCGGCATGCTCTCCAAGATCGGCATCAAGGTCGAACTCAAGACCATGCCCAAGGCCCAGTACTGGGATGAGTTCGACGCCCAGGTGGCCGACATCCAGATGATCGGCTGGCACTCGGACACAGAGGACTCGGCCAACTTCTTCGAGTACCTGAACATGTGTCCCAACAAGGAAACCGGCAAGGGCCAGTACAATTCCGCCAACTACTGCAACCCCAGGGTCGACGAGCTGACCATCGCCTCCAACAGCGAGACCGATCTGGACAAGCGGGCCAAGATGCTTCAGGAAGTCGAGACCATCCTCTACGAGGACGCCGCCTTCATCCCCCTGCACTGGCAAATGCTGTCCTGGGCCTGCTCCAACAAGCTCAAGAACGCCGACAAGATCGTCAACGTCATGGACTTCCCCTATTTCGGGGACCTGATCATGGACTAG
- a CDS encoding ABC transporter permease has product MFAFFVRRIVQAVMVMLVISLLGFTIKQSVGDPIRELTGISVSEKDRDELRQKLGLNDPFLVQWVRFVGNALKGDLGNSFYFKRPAAQVILSKAPATLELVLATSIVVILLSIPIGIYAAVRPNTFLSRFFMGASIVGVSIPVFLTAILLIYVFAVQLGWLPAFGRGEVVEIFPGWQSGFVTKDGLLHLILPSLALSSIMLPLFIRLIRAEMKEVLETEYIKFARAKGLKNSRVLFVHAFKNTLLPVITVGGVQLGTMIAFTILTETVFNWQGMGAMFIESINRADTSLTVAYMVFVGFIFVVVNTVVDLIYGLVNPMVRIAGRK; this is encoded by the coding sequence ATGTTCGCTTTTTTCGTTCGACGCATCGTCCAGGCCGTTATGGTCATGCTGGTCATCAGCCTTCTAGGCTTCACCATCAAGCAGTCCGTGGGTGATCCCATCCGGGAATTGACCGGCATTTCCGTCTCCGAAAAGGACCGGGACGAGCTACGCCAGAAACTCGGGCTGAACGATCCCTTTCTTGTCCAATGGGTCCGATTCGTTGGCAATGCACTCAAAGGCGACCTTGGCAACTCCTTCTATTTCAAGCGTCCCGCCGCCCAAGTCATCCTGAGCAAAGCCCCGGCCACCCTTGAACTCGTCCTGGCCACCTCCATCGTCGTCATCCTCCTGTCCATCCCCATCGGCATCTACGCCGCGGTCAGGCCCAATACATTTCTGTCGCGATTTTTCATGGGGGCATCCATTGTCGGAGTCTCCATTCCGGTCTTTCTGACCGCCATCCTGCTCATCTATGTCTTCGCGGTTCAATTGGGGTGGCTTCCGGCCTTCGGTCGTGGAGAGGTGGTTGAAATCTTTCCGGGCTGGCAGTCCGGCTTTGTCACCAAAGACGGCCTTCTGCATCTCATCTTGCCCAGTCTAGCCCTGTCGTCCATCATGCTTCCCCTGTTCATCCGCCTCATCCGGGCCGAGATGAAGGAGGTCTTGGAGACCGAATACATCAAGTTCGCCCGAGCCAAGGGACTCAAAAACAGCCGAGTGCTCTTTGTCCACGCCTTCAAGAACACCCTCCTGCCGGTCATTACCGTGGGCGGTGTCCAGCTGGGGACCATGATCGCCTTCACCATCCTGACCGAAACGGTCTTTAACTGGCAGGGCATGGGCGCCATGTTCATCGAGTCCATCAACCGGGCCGACACCTCCCTGACCGTGGCCTACATGGTCTTCGTCGGTTTCATCTTTGTGGTCGTCAACACCGTGGTCGATCTCATCTACGGATTGGTCAACCCCATGGTCCGCATCGCGGGCAGGAAATAG